The stretch of DNA AAAAATATTTCCTGCAAACGTAATGGTTGCACCAAATTCTCCCAGACTACGGGTAAAGCTCAGCAAAAAACCACTCAATATACCTGGAAAAGCCAATGGAATTGTAATCGTGAAAAATACTTTTATGCGTCCTGCTCCTAAAATTTCGGCGGCATCCTCCAAACGCTTATCCACCATTTCGACGGCCTGTTTAACAGCCCGGACAGCTAGTGGGAACGACACAATAATAGAAGCAACAACAGCCGCGGTGAAACTAAAAGCTATTTTTATTCCGAAATACTCGTTTAAAAATTCACCAAAAAAACCATGAGCACCAAATACCAAGAGCAACACATAACCAGTGGTAACCGGTGGCATTACCATGGGAACATGCAAAAAAGCTTCAACAAAAGCCTTTAACTTAAAATCTTTTCGAGCCAGAATCCATCCAAAAACAACGGCAAAAGGCAATGAAAAAAAAGCGCAGAGTAAGGACACCCTGACTGAAATT from uncultured Sunxiuqinia sp. encodes:
- the modB gene encoding molybdate ABC transporter permease subunit, with protein sequence MTELLSIGLTNAEWSALSISVRVSLLCAFFSLPFAVVFGWILARKDFKLKAFVEAFLHVPMVMPPVTTGYVLLLVFGAHGFFGEFLNEYFGIKIAFSFTAAVVASIIVSFPLAVRAVKQAVEMVDKRLEDAAEILGAGRIKVFFTITIPLAFPGILSGFLLSFTRSLGEFGATITFAGNIFGETRTIPLALFSAMQTPGKEGEAFRLMLISIVISFIAMLASELVNRRYQKSVKV